From a region of the Nonlabens dokdonensis DSW-6 genome:
- a CDS encoding glycoside hydrolase family 113: protein MKKILFLLFAIIISSCNSKNKDLVENLNTIPAPGEAKINGISLVATNNPITAPQITPLADFNANYTAIIPYAWMRGLDEPEIFYSEERGDWGEKSNGVKITNQLLNDQGIQAMIKPQLWIRRGDYTGNIELTKEEEWQLLEKTYSSYIMRFVKIAEEKNIPLFCIGTELDSFVEARPKYWNNLIKEIRSIYKGKLTYAANWDNYKRVHFWNDLDYIGVDAYFPMCDLKTPDTKNIDASWKKWKEELAFVSQKHDNKKILFTEYGYISADFAGREPWKNAPKEYEVNQEAQKILYEGLFKNVWNEDWMAGGFFWKYHAEDSRWHGFEKRFTPQDKKAAQIITETYGKSS, encoded by the coding sequence ATGAAAAAAATCCTATTCCTCCTTTTTGCGATAATCATAAGTTCTTGCAATTCAAAAAATAAAGATCTTGTAGAAAATCTGAATACCATTCCAGCGCCTGGAGAAGCAAAAATCAATGGTATCTCTCTAGTAGCGACTAACAATCCAATTACAGCACCTCAAATAACACCGCTAGCAGATTTTAACGCAAATTATACAGCTATCATTCCATATGCATGGATGCGAGGTCTAGATGAACCAGAAATTTTCTATAGTGAGGAACGAGGTGATTGGGGTGAAAAATCCAATGGTGTAAAAATTACCAATCAGCTGTTGAACGATCAAGGTATACAAGCCATGATCAAACCTCAATTATGGATAAGACGCGGCGACTATACTGGCAATATTGAGCTGACAAAAGAGGAAGAATGGCAGCTTTTAGAAAAAACCTATTCTAGTTATATTATGCGTTTTGTAAAAATAGCCGAAGAGAAAAATATACCACTTTTTTGTATTGGTACTGAGTTAGATTCTTTTGTGGAAGCCAGACCTAAATACTGGAACAACCTCATCAAAGAAATTAGATCTATTTATAAAGGTAAATTGACCTATGCGGCAAACTGGGATAATTATAAACGAGTACATTTTTGGAATGACCTTGATTATATTGGTGTGGACGCCTATTTCCCGATGTGCGATCTTAAAACTCCTGATACAAAAAATATAGATGCCAGTTGGAAAAAATGGAAAGAAGAATTGGCTTTCGTATCTCAAAAGCACGATAACAAGAAAATTCTATTTACCGAATACGGTTACATAAGTGCAGACTTTGCTGGTCGCGAGCCATGGAAAAATGCTCCTAAAGAATATGAAGTAAATCAAGAAGCACAGAAAATTCTTTATGAAGGCCTTTTCAAAAACGTTTGGAATGAAGACTGGATGGCAGGTGGCTTTTTCTGGAAATACCATGCTGAAGACAGCCGCTGGCATGGCTTTGAAAAACGTTTTACACCTCAAGATAAGAAAGCAGCACAAATAATCACAGAGACTTATGGGAAGTCGAGTTAG
- a CDS encoding type II toxin-antitoxin system death-on-curing family toxin, translating into MISLEQALKIHELQIKIHGGAKGIRDQSLLEAALARPFATFDGLDLYPKPIDKAAAILESTLINHPFIDGNKRTGYVLMELILRVNGLCVILHLESQYDFTIKVAEGKMKIEEIIAWLNKHVIELSTL; encoded by the coding sequence ATGATCAGCTTAGAACAAGCGCTTAAAATACATGAATTACAAATTAAAATTCATGGTGGTGCCAAAGGAATTAGAGATCAATCATTATTAGAAGCAGCTCTAGCAAGACCATTTGCCACTTTTGATGGTTTGGACTTGTATCCAAAACCTATAGATAAAGCTGCAGCAATTTTAGAAAGCACTTTAATTAATCATCCATTTATAGACGGTAATAAAAGGACTGGCTATGTGTTAATGGAATTAATTTTAAGAGTGAATGGTTTATGTGTAATTCTTCACCTCGAAAGTCAATACGATTTCACAATAAAAGTAGCCGAAGGTAAAATGAAAATTGAAGAAATTATTGCATGGTTAAATAAGCATGTTATTGAGTTAAGTACACTGTAA